In one window of Frigoriglobus tundricola DNA:
- the epsE gene encoding exopolysaccharide biosynthesis GT4 family glycosyltransferase EpsE encodes MQHATPEVDRLGYLVPEFPSQTHTFFWREVQALRQAGVAVSVVSTRRPDASACRHPFAEPARQETHYLFPPNPRALGRLLLHPLRTLRACAYVLGLSESSWKKRLRYLGLVPCAADLVGHARRNNYRHIHVHSCSDAAHLAALAEILGGPSYSLTLHGDLPVYGVDHASKMKRAVLVGCVTSPLQQQVVQKVGLPLDRAPVAWMGVNTDDYRCDAPRTATGNTLVVVTVARLNPTKGHVYGLAAIRAAVDRGCDITYEIAGEGPHRAAIEAEIQKLGLTDRVTLRGTLGETEVLALLRRADVFLLPSFGLGEAAPVSVMEAMACELPVVASVIGGTPDMITSGEDGLLVPQRDVEGLTEALVRLAQNPELRLKLGRAARARAVAQFDYRQTTRVLLAAISSHLPAATK; translated from the coding sequence GTGCAGCACGCCACGCCGGAAGTGGATCGTCTCGGGTATCTGGTCCCCGAATTCCCATCGCAAACGCACACGTTCTTCTGGCGCGAGGTCCAGGCTCTGAGGCAGGCCGGGGTTGCTGTCTCCGTGGTGTCCACCCGGCGGCCCGACGCGTCCGCGTGCCGGCACCCGTTCGCGGAGCCCGCGCGTCAGGAAACGCACTACCTGTTCCCCCCCAACCCCCGCGCGCTCGGCCGGTTGCTCCTGCACCCGCTGCGGACGCTCCGGGCGTGTGCCTACGTCCTGGGGTTGTCGGAATCGAGCTGGAAAAAGCGGCTGCGCTACCTGGGGCTGGTTCCCTGCGCGGCGGACCTGGTCGGGCACGCCCGCCGCAACAACTACCGGCACATCCACGTTCACTCCTGTAGCGACGCGGCGCACCTCGCCGCCCTGGCTGAGATCCTCGGTGGGCCGTCGTACAGCCTGACCCTTCACGGCGACCTGCCGGTTTACGGCGTCGATCACGCCAGTAAGATGAAGCGGGCCGTCCTCGTGGGGTGTGTGACGAGTCCCTTGCAGCAACAGGTCGTTCAGAAGGTGGGGCTGCCGCTCGATCGGGCGCCGGTGGCGTGGATGGGCGTGAACACCGACGACTACCGGTGCGACGCCCCGCGCACCGCGACGGGGAACACGCTCGTCGTCGTGACGGTCGCCCGGCTGAACCCGACCAAAGGGCACGTTTACGGGTTGGCCGCGATCCGGGCGGCCGTCGATCGCGGGTGCGACATCACTTATGAAATTGCCGGTGAAGGCCCGCACCGCGCGGCCATCGAAGCGGAGATCCAGAAACTCGGGCTGACCGACCGCGTGACGCTCCGCGGGACGCTCGGCGAGACGGAAGTTCTGGCCCTGCTCCGGCGGGCCGACGTCTTTCTGCTTCCCAGCTTCGGGCTGGGGGAAGCGGCGCCCGTTTCGGTCATGGAAGCGATGGCGTGCGAACTGCCCGTTGTCGCCTCGGTCATCGGGGGAACGCCCGACATGATTACCAGCGGGGAGGACGGACTGCTCGTTCCGCAGCGCGACGTCGAGGGGCTGACGGAGGCGCTCGTTCGGTTGGCGCAGAACCCCGAACTGCGGCTGAAACTGGGGCGGGCGGCCCGGGCGCGGGCCGTTGCCCAGTTCGACTATCGGCAGACGACGCGCGTGCTGCTCGCCGCGATCTCATCGCACCTTCCCGCGGCAACGAAGTAG
- a CDS encoding SGNH/GDSL hydrolase family protein, with the protein MGHVVLLGDSIFDNARYVPDRPPVIEQVRRGLPPGWTGTLVAVDGHTVEDVAAQVPRVPGGASHLVVSVGGNNALMASGLLREPAATVGAALAVLAEALGDFRTAYDTMLGRVRALGKPTAVCTIYDAIPVLGAAERAALAGFNDIISRAAARAGVPLIDLRVICDAADDYSPLSPIEPSVVGGAKIAEAICRLVRAHDFTKRDCAVYV; encoded by the coding sequence ATGGGTCACGTCGTTCTGCTCGGCGATTCGATCTTCGACAACGCCCGGTACGTTCCCGACCGCCCACCGGTCATCGAACAGGTGCGCCGCGGGCTGCCGCCGGGCTGGACGGGCACGCTCGTCGCGGTGGACGGACACACGGTCGAGGACGTTGCGGCCCAGGTGCCGCGCGTGCCGGGCGGTGCGTCGCACCTGGTCGTCAGCGTGGGTGGGAACAACGCGCTCATGGCGAGCGGGCTGCTGCGCGAACCGGCGGCGACCGTCGGCGCCGCGCTCGCCGTACTCGCGGAGGCGCTGGGCGATTTCCGCACCGCCTACGACACGATGCTCGGGCGCGTTCGCGCGCTGGGTAAACCGACCGCCGTTTGCACCATTTACGACGCCATACCCGTTCTGGGCGCGGCGGAGCGGGCGGCCCTGGCGGGGTTCAACGACATCATTTCGCGGGCGGCGGCTCGCGCGGGCGTCCCACTAATCGACCTGCGCGTGATCTGTGACGCGGCCGACGATTATTCGCCGCTCTCGCCCATCGAGCCGTCGGTCGTTGGCGGCGCGAAGATCGCGGAGGCCATTTGCCGGCTGGTGCGGGCACACGACTTCACGAAGCGGGACTGCGCGGTCTACGTGTGA
- a CDS encoding glycosyltransferase, which yields MTPTVSVLMPVYNGERYLAEAVDSVLAQTFTDFEFVIVDDGSKDGSLAVLQWYAARDPRVRIISRPNTGIVGALNDGLAAARGELVARMDADDVCHPERFRTQVEYLRAHPACVVVGSRADLIDPDGERIGRWDMALDHDEIDRANLAGKLTIVHPSLVFRRAAVVGAGAYRQETAGSEDLDLMLRLAETGRLANVPDVLLRYRRHHESLTHSAPGQVSEAAYRALRDAWARRGLGDPPLRPAARAPVPPPRTTTRCGRGWRSRSVTSPRPASTPGGRCGWPRFQRPPGASPTARCGATDRSCRGHSRMRITFVCPPPDLSGGQRVVATYADRLQRRGHSVTIVTPRRARPGLRAVARSLLRTGRWPLRPPTDSHFARCAAEHRLLDRNRPVTDADVPDADVVIATWWETAEWVMNLAPKKGAKVYFIQHHEVFEYLPVERVEASWRLPLRKIVVARWLADLARDRYGDPAAELVPNAVDLDLFHAPSRGRNKVPVVGTMYSTVHFKGCDTGLEAVRLAAARLHGLKLLAFGAAPVDPSMPLPPGAEFHLRPQQDRIRELYARCDVWLFASRSEGFGLPILEAMACRTPVIGTPAGAAPELIARGGGCLVEYEDPADMAAAIVRVCSQSDSEWQSMSDAAYATATQYTWADATDLFERALRAAVGQAPPRPAGAGEEHPT from the coding sequence ATGACACCGACCGTCTCCGTCCTGATGCCGGTGTATAACGGCGAACGGTATTTGGCCGAAGCCGTCGACAGCGTCCTGGCGCAAACGTTTACCGACTTCGAGTTCGTGATCGTCGACGACGGCTCGAAGGACGGCTCGCTCGCGGTCCTCCAGTGGTACGCGGCCCGGGACCCGCGGGTGCGCATTATCAGCCGCCCGAACACCGGGATCGTCGGCGCGCTCAACGACGGGCTGGCCGCGGCCCGGGGCGAGCTGGTGGCCCGGATGGACGCCGACGACGTCTGCCACCCGGAGCGGTTCCGGACCCAGGTCGAGTACCTGCGCGCGCACCCCGCGTGCGTGGTCGTGGGCAGCCGGGCCGACCTCATCGATCCGGACGGCGAGCGCATCGGGCGCTGGGACATGGCGCTCGACCACGACGAGATCGACCGGGCGAACCTGGCGGGCAAGCTGACGATCGTGCACCCGTCGCTCGTGTTCCGGCGCGCCGCGGTCGTCGGCGCGGGGGCGTACCGCCAGGAAACGGCGGGCAGCGAGGACCTGGACCTGATGCTGCGGCTGGCCGAAACCGGCCGCCTGGCGAACGTCCCGGACGTGCTGCTCCGCTACCGCCGCCACCACGAGTCGCTGACCCACTCCGCGCCCGGTCAGGTGTCCGAGGCGGCGTACCGGGCGCTCCGGGACGCGTGGGCGCGGCGCGGGCTGGGCGACCCGCCGCTGCGGCCGGCGGCCCGGGCGCCGGTCCCGCCCCCGCGCACAACCACCAGGTGTGGGCGTGGATGGCGCTCCAGATCGGTAACGTCGCCGCGGCCCGCAAGCACGCCCGGCGGGCGCTGCGGCTGGCCCCGTTTTCAACGGCCTCCTGGCGCGTCGCCTACTGCGCGCTGCGGGGCCACTGACCGTTCCTGCCGGGGGCACTCCCGAATGCGCATCACGTTCGTTTGTCCGCCGCCCGATCTGAGCGGCGGTCAGCGGGTCGTCGCGACTTATGCCGACCGGCTCCAGCGGCGCGGCCACTCGGTCACCATCGTCACCCCGCGGCGCGCGCGCCCCGGCTTGCGCGCGGTCGCGCGCTCCCTGCTCCGAACCGGGCGGTGGCCCCTCCGGCCGCCCACCGACTCCCACTTCGCCCGGTGCGCCGCGGAACACCGCCTCCTCGACCGCAATCGGCCCGTCACGGACGCGGACGTGCCGGACGCCGATGTCGTCATCGCGACGTGGTGGGAGACCGCCGAGTGGGTAATGAATCTGGCGCCGAAGAAGGGCGCCAAGGTGTATTTCATTCAGCACCACGAGGTGTTCGAGTACCTCCCCGTGGAACGGGTCGAAGCCTCGTGGCGTTTACCGCTTCGGAAAATCGTCGTCGCCCGGTGGCTGGCCGACCTGGCCCGGGACCGGTACGGCGACCCCGCCGCGGAACTCGTACCCAACGCCGTCGATCTGGACCTGTTTCACGCGCCGAGCCGGGGCCGAAATAAAGTGCCGGTCGTTGGGACCATGTACTCCACGGTTCACTTCAAGGGGTGCGACACCGGCCTGGAGGCCGTCCGGCTCGCGGCGGCGCGGCTGCACGGGCTGAAGCTCCTCGCGTTCGGCGCGGCGCCGGTCGATCCGTCAATGCCCTTACCGCCCGGGGCGGAGTTCCACCTCCGGCCGCAGCAGGACCGGATCCGCGAGTTGTACGCGCGGTGCGACGTGTGGCTGTTCGCGAGCCGCTCGGAGGGCTTCGGACTGCCGATCCTGGAAGCGATGGCGTGCCGCACGCCCGTGATCGGGACCCCCGCCGGCGCGGCCCCGGAGCTGATCGCCCGCGGCGGCGGCTGCCTGGTCGAGTACGAGGACCCGGCGGACATGGCCGCCGCCATCGTGCGGGTCTGTTCGCAATCCGACAGCGAATGGCAGAGCATGTCCGACGCCGCCTACGCCACCGCCACGCAGTACACCTGGGCCGACGCGACCGACCTGTTCGAGCGGGCACTGCGGGCCGCGGTCGGGCAAGCACCACCGCGCCCGGCCGGAGCCGGGGAGGAGCACCCGACCTAG
- a CDS encoding glycosyltransferase — translation MKIGIFQEPSGDMGGSELVTAIMAQALRDRHDVELVHHRTNFSVDRLESFFGLDLGGVRARFVERPTGHAIYSGRFLTGSVRYWREWDAAVSEPYDLFVANVHGIPPHCHARHGVLHVLFPSFNRTLSWPWGRSARSLVGRVVDPVRKRVYEMGWRRRMASYQQSLAISRYSAEWTERYWGVKSEVLYPPVLLDVIDEPKGRSIMSLGRFVPEKKQAELLARFIETIAPRAPGWELVFVGGLSSDAADQAYFTGLKAAAAGHPVRFVPNATRQQVRTELGRASIYWHVMGLGVDPAADPAKMEHFGIAPVEAMAAGAVPVVLDKGGPPEVVLNDECGYACASIDLMCDKIVGLVRDEPLLRGLSDAARLRARAFSVERFKERFLAYLQPILGPAAGVAG, via the coding sequence ATGAAGATCGGCATCTTCCAGGAACCGAGCGGAGACATGGGCGGCTCCGAGCTGGTGACGGCCATTATGGCCCAGGCGCTCAGGGACCGGCACGACGTTGAACTCGTTCACCACCGCACGAATTTCTCGGTTGATCGGCTCGAATCGTTCTTCGGCCTCGATCTCGGCGGGGTGCGGGCGCGGTTCGTCGAGCGCCCGACGGGGCACGCGATTTACTCGGGCCGCTTCCTGACTGGTTCCGTCCGGTACTGGCGCGAGTGGGACGCCGCGGTCAGCGAGCCGTACGACCTGTTCGTCGCGAACGTTCACGGCATCCCGCCGCACTGTCACGCCCGCCACGGGGTGCTGCACGTCTTGTTCCCGTCGTTCAACCGAACGCTCTCCTGGCCCTGGGGGCGGTCCGCCCGGTCCCTCGTGGGGCGCGTCGTTGATCCCGTCCGGAAACGCGTGTACGAGATGGGGTGGCGCCGGCGGATGGCGTCTTATCAACAGTCCCTGGCGATCTCGCGCTACTCCGCCGAGTGGACGGAGCGCTACTGGGGGGTCAAGTCCGAGGTCCTTTACCCGCCGGTGCTGCTGGACGTGATCGACGAGCCGAAGGGCCGTTCGATCATGAGCCTGGGGCGGTTCGTGCCGGAGAAGAAGCAGGCCGAGCTGCTCGCGCGGTTCATCGAGACCATCGCCCCCCGTGCCCCAGGGTGGGAGCTGGTGTTCGTGGGCGGGCTGTCCAGCGACGCCGCGGACCAAGCGTACTTCACCGGGCTGAAAGCGGCCGCCGCCGGCCACCCGGTCCGGTTCGTGCCGAACGCCACCCGCCAGCAGGTGCGCACCGAACTCGGTCGCGCCAGCATTTACTGGCACGTGATGGGGCTGGGCGTTGATCCGGCGGCGGACCCGGCCAAGATGGAACACTTCGGGATCGCGCCGGTCGAGGCAATGGCGGCCGGGGCCGTCCCGGTCGTCCTCGATAAGGGCGGGCCGCCGGAGGTCGTGTTGAACGACGAGTGCGGGTACGCGTGCGCGTCCATTGATCTGATGTGCGATAAAATTGTCGGTCTGGTTCGAGACGAGCCGCTACTGCGGGGCCTGTCGGACGCGGCTCGGCTCCGCGCCCGGGCCTTCTCCGTGGAGCGCTTCAAGGAGCGCTTTCTGGCGTACCTCCAACCGATCTTGGGGCCGGCGGCGGGAGTGGCAGGATGA
- a CDS encoding glycosyltransferase family 4 protein — protein MRVGIDIQFAAAGNRSGLYTSVRYLVRELRPLVNDRVLLLANGDVCHPPLGRSEYNELVSAFDGGSLRLFSPWRRLYRIAPRLSPVHRLDALVHNLHGYLPPSRSGANVYVVPDVIPLGFDYGLPAFVDGYRVYYEAAVRNAEAIIVWSEHTRGDLLARVGGDPARVHVCPLAVGPEFHRPDPDAMRAGLSAVGLADTRYVLCVSTIEKRKNHAVLLRAFERVIRRDPSLPHKLVFVGGKWVGHEAVFELAQSLGLGERFVSLGFSDHLPHIYAGADAFVFPSVYEGFGLPPLEAMACGTPVLAADATALPEVVGDAGLLFKPHDHEELAESLYRVLTDADLRRDLSQKGLARASKYSWRRTAELYLGAFQNAREKFRKRAAG, from the coding sequence ATGCGCGTCGGCATTGACATCCAGTTCGCTGCCGCTGGCAACCGGTCCGGCTTATACACCTCCGTTAGGTATCTGGTTAGGGAACTCCGGCCGCTCGTGAACGATCGTGTGCTGTTGCTGGCGAACGGCGATGTCTGCCACCCGCCACTCGGTCGGAGCGAGTACAACGAACTGGTCTCCGCTTTCGATGGGGGTTCGTTGCGGCTCTTCTCGCCATGGCGCCGGCTGTATCGTATTGCCCCCCGGCTATCTCCGGTCCATCGCCTCGACGCGTTGGTACACAACCTTCATGGCTATCTGCCGCCGTCGCGTTCGGGTGCCAATGTGTACGTTGTTCCGGACGTTATACCGCTCGGCTTCGACTACGGGCTCCCGGCTTTTGTGGACGGGTACCGGGTGTATTACGAGGCCGCCGTGCGTAACGCCGAAGCGATCATTGTCTGGTCGGAACACACGCGGGGGGACTTGCTCGCCCGCGTGGGAGGCGATCCGGCGCGGGTTCATGTGTGCCCGTTGGCCGTCGGACCCGAGTTCCACCGGCCGGACCCGGATGCGATGCGGGCGGGCCTTTCTGCTGTAGGGTTGGCCGATACCCGGTACGTGTTGTGCGTATCTACCATCGAGAAGCGAAAGAATCACGCGGTCCTCCTCCGGGCGTTCGAGCGCGTTATCCGTCGGGACCCATCACTCCCACACAAATTGGTGTTCGTCGGCGGAAAGTGGGTGGGGCACGAGGCCGTGTTCGAACTGGCCCAGTCGCTGGGCCTCGGCGAGCGGTTCGTTTCACTTGGGTTTTCCGATCACCTGCCACACATATATGCCGGGGCCGACGCGTTCGTTTTTCCCTCGGTTTACGAGGGTTTCGGGCTTCCGCCCCTCGAGGCGATGGCGTGTGGGACGCCGGTGCTCGCGGCGGATGCGACTGCCTTACCGGAAGTCGTTGGTGACGCCGGTCTCCTGTTCAAGCCGCACGACCATGAGGAACTCGCAGAGAGCCTGTACAGGGTGTTGACCGACGCCGACCTGCGCCGCGATCTGTCTCAAAAAGGGCTGGCTCGGGCGTCGAAGTATTCGTGGAGACGCACGGCGGAACTATACTTGGGTGCCTTCCAGAATGCGCGTGAGAAGTTCCGAAAGCGAGCAGCGGGATGA
- a CDS encoding class I SAM-dependent methyltransferase, producing the protein MAAVDEQYSVSRAKGFGWNSLTGELISERAALLRKYVVGPTVLDAGCGGGGVVDFLCRQGFEATGVDKFSMFLEIASERKFLGRFLQADLNERLPFPDRSFDTTICLDVLEHVPDDRVAIRELARVTRGRLVIAVPQEDQWMGQFRLALAPYRDPTHLRYYTPDRLRELVQSVNPARVEIFGEQQVPIRHLVHELMVPTGRYRLLTDLYRRLQSFVMSRCKGPEIYINLAAIVDLTSPG; encoded by the coding sequence ATGGCGGCTGTTGATGAGCAGTATTCCGTCTCCCGGGCGAAGGGCTTCGGATGGAACTCTCTGACGGGCGAGCTGATTTCTGAGCGTGCCGCGCTTCTCCGCAAGTACGTGGTTGGCCCCACGGTGCTTGATGCGGGCTGTGGTGGGGGCGGGGTGGTCGATTTTCTTTGCCGCCAGGGGTTCGAAGCGACGGGCGTGGACAAGTTTTCGATGTTCCTGGAGATCGCCTCCGAGCGAAAGTTCCTCGGCCGGTTCTTACAAGCCGATTTGAACGAGCGGCTGCCGTTCCCGGATCGCTCTTTCGATACCACCATCTGCCTCGACGTTCTCGAGCACGTGCCAGACGACCGGGTCGCGATCCGAGAACTCGCCCGTGTGACGCGTGGCCGACTAGTAATTGCCGTGCCCCAAGAGGACCAATGGATGGGTCAGTTCCGGCTCGCCTTGGCCCCTTACCGGGACCCGACTCACCTCCGCTACTACACGCCGGACCGGTTGAGGGAGTTGGTGCAGAGTGTCAACCCCGCGCGTGTGGAGATCTTCGGTGAGCAACAGGTTCCCATTCGGCATCTCGTCCACGAGTTGATGGTTCCCACCGGGCGATATCGTTTGCTGACCGATTTGTATCGGCGCCTACAATCCTTTGTTATGTCCAGGTGTAAAGGCCCAGAAATTTATATTAACCTGGCCGCGATAGTGGATTTAACTTCTCCCGGTTGA
- a CDS encoding ABC transporter ATP-binding protein translates to MIRVNGLGKMYRIGLARQQGDGLRHALEAGVRQFGRRLLGRGNPDPKADEFWALKDVSFEVKRGECVGVIGRNGAGKSTLLKVLSRITEPTTGEVGLRGRVGSLLEVGTGFHQELSGRENIFLNGAILGMGRKEIARKFDEIVAFSEVEKFLDTPVKRYSSGMYVRLAFAVAAHLEPDILIVDEVLAVGDSQFQQKCIKRMEGVTREGRTVLVVSHNVSVVRSLCSRALQLEYGKVVGLGGVEEQVGVYLQRMARSVQTDLAARTDREGNGIVRMVRLLVLDRYGQPGGQMYSGDPWSIMIEYQGRAAPEKLRVQLSIWLAGDGTKVFHVDNEMRGSDLGSTLGGGHITCRFPRLNLAPGMYYCNALIGVGGDVADHIYRAADFTVYEGDFYGIGRPAPGVGGAVLIDHEWSIGSVLAGSTQQSENSNGGC, encoded by the coding sequence GTGATCCGGGTCAACGGCCTGGGCAAAATGTATCGGATCGGGCTCGCTCGACAACAGGGGGACGGGTTGCGGCACGCTCTGGAGGCCGGAGTGCGGCAGTTCGGCCGCCGGCTGCTCGGGCGGGGAAACCCTGACCCAAAGGCAGACGAGTTTTGGGCGCTCAAGGACGTCTCGTTCGAGGTCAAACGGGGCGAGTGTGTCGGGGTGATTGGTCGAAACGGGGCGGGGAAGAGCACACTGCTTAAGGTTCTAAGCCGGATCACTGAGCCTACGACCGGCGAGGTGGGTCTGCGGGGCCGGGTGGGGAGCCTGTTGGAAGTCGGTACGGGCTTTCATCAGGAACTCTCCGGGCGGGAAAACATCTTCCTGAATGGGGCAATCCTGGGGATGGGGCGGAAGGAGATCGCACGAAAATTTGATGAGATCGTTGCGTTCAGTGAGGTCGAAAAATTCTTAGATACTCCGGTAAAAAGGTATTCGAGCGGCATGTATGTCCGGCTCGCATTCGCGGTCGCTGCTCACCTGGAACCGGACATTCTCATCGTGGATGAGGTCCTCGCCGTCGGAGATAGTCAGTTCCAACAAAAGTGCATTAAGCGGATGGAGGGCGTGACGAGAGAAGGGCGGACGGTCCTGGTCGTGAGTCACAACGTGTCCGTCGTCCGGTCCCTTTGTTCTCGGGCTCTCCAACTGGAATACGGGAAGGTCGTGGGGTTGGGCGGGGTCGAGGAGCAGGTCGGCGTGTACTTGCAGCGGATGGCGCGGTCGGTGCAGACCGACTTGGCGGCCCGGACCGACCGCGAGGGGAACGGGATAGTACGCATGGTTCGGCTACTCGTACTCGACCGGTACGGTCAACCCGGGGGGCAAATGTATTCGGGTGACCCCTGGTCGATCATGATCGAGTACCAGGGCCGCGCCGCACCGGAAAAGCTTCGGGTGCAATTGAGTATCTGGTTGGCTGGCGATGGCACAAAGGTGTTTCACGTTGATAACGAGATGCGCGGTTCCGACCTGGGTAGCACGCTGGGCGGCGGCCACATTACCTGCCGGTTTCCCCGGCTCAATCTGGCACCCGGTATGTACTACTGTAATGCTCTCATAGGGGTGGGGGGCGATGTCGCCGATCACATCTATCGAGCGGCCGACTTTACCGTATACGAAGGCGATTTTTACGGAATCGGACGGCCGGCGCCTGGTGTAGGTGGGGCCGTATTGATCGATCACGAGTGGAGTATCGGCTCCGTTCTCGCGGGATCGACACAGCAGAGTGAGAATTCCAATGGCGGCTGTTGA
- a CDS encoding ABC transporter permease, which yields MNSTNAEIAGAHPEPEEVVLRPGGSSRGYWAELWRYRELFYFLAWRDLKVRYKQTSVGIAWAVLRPLLVTFVFVFVFGRMANLPSPDGVPYPLLVIAGMAAWQFFASVMGEGSNSMLANANLISKVYFPRIIVPSSVVAVALADLGITAVLACGLMAWYSFLPPIQIVLLPLFLLLALAAALGIAFWLSALTVRYRDVRFVVPFLVQFGLYVTPVGFSTFSVPEEYRPLFALNPMVGVIEGFRWCALGTGALGGGILPISVVVSTILLVSGFRYYRATERRFADII from the coding sequence ATGAATTCGACAAACGCAGAGATTGCCGGAGCGCATCCGGAACCCGAAGAAGTCGTGCTGCGTCCGGGTGGGAGCAGCCGCGGTTACTGGGCCGAGTTGTGGCGGTATCGGGAGCTGTTCTATTTTCTGGCATGGCGTGATCTGAAGGTCCGGTACAAGCAGACGTCGGTCGGGATCGCGTGGGCGGTGCTCCGGCCGCTCCTTGTCACTTTCGTCTTTGTGTTCGTGTTCGGTCGAATGGCGAACCTTCCGTCTCCTGACGGGGTGCCGTATCCGCTTCTCGTCATAGCGGGCATGGCCGCCTGGCAGTTCTTCGCATCGGTCATGGGCGAGGGGAGCAACAGTATGCTCGCCAATGCCAACTTGATCTCGAAGGTGTATTTCCCCAGAATCATCGTCCCCTCATCGGTGGTTGCCGTGGCGCTGGCCGATCTGGGGATCACCGCCGTACTGGCCTGCGGACTGATGGCGTGGTATAGTTTCCTGCCACCGATCCAGATCGTCTTGTTGCCTCTCTTTCTTCTCCTCGCCCTCGCCGCCGCTCTCGGGATCGCGTTTTGGCTCTCTGCCCTGACTGTTCGCTACAGAGATGTTCGTTTTGTTGTTCCGTTTCTGGTCCAATTTGGCCTGTATGTCACTCCGGTTGGCTTCAGCACGTTCAGTGTGCCCGAAGAGTACCGTCCCTTGTTCGCCCTCAACCCGATGGTTGGCGTGATCGAAGGGTTCCGCTGGTGTGCGCTCGGGACGGGGGCGCTCGGTGGTGGGATTCTGCCGATATCGGTCGTGGTGTCGACCATTCTCCTCGTGAGCGGCTTCCGGTACTACCGGGCGACGGAGCGAAGGTTCGCCGACATTATTTGA
- a CDS encoding YcxB family protein — MQVRYRVALSDFIALNLYLNKKSGVGRSRYLIAWLGLPLLCSAGAVRALQLDREGPAFFMVGVAVLWLIVTPYGYRDALARNVRTFVKKLGGRGIIGERALVFTEELLVAISETFRTEVRWENVQGVEVVGEHTYIFIAGISAVILPRCGFDSDEEYEAARDFALRKAGDRQRD, encoded by the coding sequence ATGCAGGTTCGGTACCGAGTGGCGCTGAGCGACTTCATCGCGCTGAACCTGTACCTCAATAAAAAATCCGGCGTCGGGCGCTCGAGGTACCTGATCGCATGGCTCGGGCTTCCGCTCCTCTGCTCGGCTGGTGCGGTCCGGGCGCTCCAGCTCGATCGCGAAGGGCCGGCCTTCTTTATGGTCGGCGTGGCGGTGTTGTGGCTGATCGTCACCCCCTACGGCTACCGTGACGCACTCGCCCGCAACGTGCGGACCTTCGTCAAGAAGTTGGGCGGGCGCGGGATCATTGGCGAGCGCGCCCTGGTGTTCACGGAGGAACTGCTCGTCGCGATCTCCGAAACGTTCCGCACCGAGGTGCGGTGGGAGAACGTTCAGGGCGTGGAGGTGGTGGGCGAACACACGTACATATTCATCGCGGGCATCTCGGCGGTGATCCTGCCGCGATGCGGCTTTGATAGCGACGAGGAGTACGAGGCCGCCCGCGACTTCGCCTTGCGAAAGGCGGGCGACCGGCAGCGGGATTAG